One segment of Rattus norvegicus strain BN/NHsdMcwi chromosome 16, GRCr8, whole genome shotgun sequence DNA contains the following:
- the Ccdc124 gene encoding coiled-coil domain-containing protein 124, which produces MPKKFQGENSKSAAARARRAEAKAAADAKKQKELEDAYWKDEDKHVMRKEQRKEEKEKRRLEQLERKKETQRLLEEEDSRLKGGKAPRVAPAKVTRAQIEDSLRKEQRAEPVEKAKSHLELPLEENLNRRLQEEGSVEARTVEDAIAVLSVAEEADRHPERRMRAAFTAFEEVQLPRLKQENPNMRLSQLKQLLKKEWLRSPDNPMNQRALPFNAPK; this is translated from the exons ATGCCCAAGAAGTTCCAGGGCGAGAACAGCAAGTCGGCCGCTGCCCGAGCACGGAGGGCTGAAGCCAAGGCGGcagctgatgccaagaaacagAAGGAGCTGGAAGATGCTTACTGGAAGGATGAGGACAAACACGTGATGCGGAAGGAGCAGCGCAAG gaggagaaggagaagcgaCGCCTGGAGCAGCTGGAGCGCAAGAAGGAGACACAGCGCCTGTTGGAGGAGGAGGACTCACGACTCAAAGGCGGCAAGGCCCCACGTGTGGCGCCCGCCAAGGTCACACGCGCGCAGATCGAGGACTCACTGCGCAAAGAGCAGCGCGCAGAGCCAG TGGAAAAGGCCAAGAGCCACCTGGAGCTGCCACTGGAGGAGAACCTGAACCGGCGCCTGCAGGAAGAGGGCAGCGTGGAGGCGCGCACCGTAGAAGACGCCATAGCAGTGCTCAG TGTGGCTGAGGAAGCTGACAGGCATCCTGAGCGCCGTATGCGAGCGGCCTTCACCGCATTTGAGGAGGTGCAGCTGCCACGGTTGAAGCAGGAAAACCCCAACATGCGGCTCTCACAGCTGAAGCAGCTGCTGAAGAAGGAGTGGTTGCGCTCTCCTGACAACCCGATGAACCAGCGTGCGCTGCCCTTCAATGCACCCAAGTGA